One segment of Streptomyces sp. XD-27 DNA contains the following:
- a CDS encoding helix-turn-helix domain-containing protein, translating into MPRRSYAQYCAIARALDTVGDRWTLLIARELLAGPRRYTDLHADLPGVSTDMLASRLKDLERDGILTRRRLSPPASASVYELTPRGRALLPVLSALADWGADGLAERRPTDAVRAHWFAVPLMLRLRAPLATRAGVVEVRLPEGVFHLRFAADTEPTYGDGPAERADAALALDGEVCAELARDAMTVAEAVASGAVRVSGEGAVADTLRGDGA; encoded by the coding sequence ATGCCACGCCGAAGCTATGCCCAGTACTGCGCGATCGCGCGGGCCCTCGACACCGTCGGTGACCGGTGGACGCTGCTGATCGCGCGGGAACTGCTGGCGGGACCCCGCAGATACACCGACCTGCACGCCGATCTGCCGGGCGTCAGCACGGACATGCTCGCCTCGCGCCTCAAGGACCTGGAGCGCGACGGCATCCTCACCCGCCGCCGGCTCTCCCCGCCCGCGTCGGCCTCGGTCTACGAACTCACCCCACGCGGCCGCGCCCTGCTGCCGGTCCTGAGCGCCCTGGCCGACTGGGGCGCGGACGGTCTCGCCGAACGCCGCCCGACGGACGCGGTCCGGGCGCACTGGTTCGCGGTGCCGCTGATGCTGCGGCTGCGGGCGCCGCTGGCGACGCGGGCGGGGGTGGTGGAGGTGCGGCTGCCCGAGGGCGTCTTCCACCTCCGCTTCGCCGCGGACACGGAGCCGACGTACGGGGACGGGCCCGCCGAACGCGCGGACGCCGCACTGGCGTTGGACGGCGAGGTGTGCGCGGAGCTGGCGCGGGACGCGATGACGGTGGCGGAGGCGGTGGCTTCCGGAGCGGTCCGGGTATCCGGCGAAGGAGCTGTGGCGGACACGCTGCGGGGCGATGGCGCGTGA